A single region of the Raphanus sativus cultivar WK10039 chromosome 1, ASM80110v3, whole genome shotgun sequence genome encodes:
- the LOC108850357 gene encoding glutathione S-transferase U25 codes for MADEVILLDYWLSMFGMRARIALEEKNIKFDYREQDLFNKSQILIEMNPVHKKIPVLIHNGKPVCESLIVVEYIDETWPGENQLLSSDPYQRAQAKFWADFIDKKVPGPTRLIWAGKGEEQEAGKKEFIEVLKTLESELGDKTYFGGETFGFVDIAFIGFCSWFDAYEKLANFSIEAECPKLIAWADRCLKRESVAKSLPDSEKITKYIPELKKRLGIE; via the exons ATGGCGGACGAGGTGATTCTTCTCGATTACTGGCTGAGTATGTTCGGTATGAGGGCAAGGATTGCTCTGGAAGAGAAAAACATCAAATTCGACTACAGAGAACAAGATCTATTCAACAAAAGTCAGATTCTCATCGAGATGAACCCGGTTCATAAGAAAATCCCGGTTCTCATCCACAATGGTAAACCGGTTTGTGAATCTCTCATTGTGGTCGAGTACATCGACGAGACGTGGCCCGGTGAAAACCAACTCCTTTCTTCTGATCCTTACCAAAGAGCTCAGGCCAAGTTTTGGGCAGATTTTATCGACAAAAAG GTGCCTGGTCCCACAAGGTTGATCTGGGCAGGGAAAGGCGAGGAGCAAGAGGCAGGGAAGAAGGAGTTCATCGAGGTGCTCAAGACGCTAGAGTCCGAGCTTGGAGACAAGACTTACTTTGGAGGCGAAACGTTCGGTTTTGTGGATATAGCCTTCATTGGATTCTGTAGCTGGTTTGATGCATATGAGAAACTTGCCAACTTCAGCATTGAAGCAGAGTGTCCAAAGCTGATTGCTTGGGCTGACAGGTGTCTGAAAAGAGAGAGTGTGGCTAAGTCTCTTCCTGATTCAGAGAAGATCACCAAGTACATTCCTGAGCTAAAGAAAAGACTTGGTATCGAGTAG
- the LOC108850375 gene encoding glutathione S-transferase U26, which translates to MADEVILLDYWPSMFRMSTAKIALAEKGVAYEYKETEPWVKTSLPIEMNPIHKKIPALIHNGKPIYESLIQLEYIDEVWFDTYPMLPSDPYQKAQARFWGDFIDKKFYDPAWKVWGTAGEEQVTAKKELLEHFKTLETELGDKTYYGGDVFGFVDIALMGFYGWFKAIEKFGEFSIEAEFPKLSRWTMRCLERESVVNSIADSDKIIEYASVLRKKFGAE; encoded by the exons ATGGCCGACGAAGTGATTCTTCTTGATTATTGGCCAAGCATGTTCAGGATGAGCACGGCGAAGATAGCTCTGGCTGAGAAAGGAGTGGCGTATGAGTACAAGGAGACAGAGCCTTGGGTGAAGACATCTTTGCCCATCGAGATGAATCCAATTCACAAGAAGATTCCGGCTCTCATCCACAATGGTAAACCGATATATGAATCTCTTATCCAGCTCGAGTACATCGACGAGGTTTGGTTCGATACATACCCTATGCTCCCTTCAGATCCTTACCAGAAAGCTCAAGCTAGATTCTGGGGTGATTTCATCGACAAAAAG TTTTACGACCCAGCATGGAAAGTATGGGGAACAGCGGGAGAAGAACAGGTTACAGCTAAGAAAGAATTGCTTGAACATTTCAAGACACTTGAAACAGAGCTTGGAGACAAAACTTACTATGGTGGTGATGTGTTTGGATTCGTAGACATTGCACTGATGGGATTTTACGGCTGGTTCAAAGCCATTGAGAAGTTTGGTGAGTTCAGTATAGAAGCAGAGTTCCCAAAATTGTCTCGGTGGACCATGAGgtgtttagagagagagagcgtgGTTAATTCAATAGCTGATTCTGACAAGATTATCGAGTATGCTTCTGTTCTTAGGAAGAAATTTGGAGCTGAGTAG
- the LOC108850392 gene encoding CASP-like protein 2A1 — protein MEKIDDHLKPSHSVSAGAATEKWEEASTGIRTVETMLRLAPVGLCVAALVIMLKDSQTNEYGEVSYSSLSAFRYLVHANGICAGYSLLSAAIAAMPGSSSTMPRVWTFFCLDQILTYVVLAAGAVSTEVLYLAYKGDDAITWSDACSSFGSFCHKATASVIITFVVVCFYVALSLISSYKLFTRFDPPTVVDSDKNVEVAVFGS, from the exons atggagaAGATTGATGATCATCTTAAGCCTAGCCACAGTGTTTCCGCTGGTGCCGCGACAGAGAAGTGGGAGGAGGCTAGTACTGGAATCCGAACTGTCGAGACGATGCTCCGGTTAGCTCCGGTGGGTCTTTGTGTTGCGGCGCTTGTAATCATGCTTAAAGACTCTCAGACTAATGAGTACGGCGAAGTTTCTTACTCCAGTCTCTCAGCTTTCAG GTACTTGGTGCACGCAAATGGAATATGTGCAGGCTACTCGCTTCTCTCAGCAGCCATTGCAGCCATGCCTGGTTCTTCTTCCACTATGCCTCGTGTTTGGACCTTCTTCTGTCTCGACCAG ATTCTGACCTACGTGGTTTTAGCTGCTGGAGCTGTGTCTACTGAAGTTCTGTACTTAGCCTACAAAGGAGACGATGCCATTACGTGGAGCGATGCGTGCAGTTCATTTGGCAGTTTCTGCCATAAAGCCACTGCTTCTGTTATAATCACATTCGTTGTGGTTTGCTTTTATGtcgctctctctctcatctcctcTTATAAGCTCTTTACTCGCTTTGATCCTCCAACCGTCGTTGACTCCGACAAAAACGTCGAAGTTGCTGTCTTTGGAAGTTGA
- the LOC108850383 gene encoding uncharacterized protein LOC108850383: MKEDDVSSRNVNPRSNRNSVASASASASATPVDSLRRRARSPSPPQTAAASSVGASSPAVPVNAGSVDWTGHGLVGSSGRSCRPWDRGDLLRRLATFKPSNWLGKPKTASSLACAQKGWVSVDLDKIQCEYCGSSLHYSPPQHQLNQPQADSMREEFSKQLDDAHESSCPWVGNCCPESLVQFPPTPPSALIGGYKDRCDGLLQFYSLPIVSVSAIDQMRASRRPQIDRLLANDDPSFRMGNILAAETSKQEALSNYSRAQKLISLCGWEPRWLPNIQDCEEHSAQSARNGCPSGPSRNQSRFQDPGPSRKQLSASSRKASGNYEVLGPEYKSESRSPLLDCSLCGVTIRIWDFLTTSRPVLLAPINSNLPETSKKMALTRGTSATSGINGWFGMEQQQNEDFDEAETSVRKRLGSNAGISFYQTAAGASSSAQLNMSVTRDNYQFSDRGKEVLLRQPSGSEVGDRAASYESRGPSTRKRNLEDGGSTADRPYIRIQHADSVEGTVVDRDGDEVNDDSAGPSKRSRGSEVNETNLPSYGRELSVGGPSHSVDAENEREVNRRELFSEGNEQGMAFPGARDSARASSVIAMDTIGHSANDDSMESVENHPADFDDVNYPPAATAQSADPSELNFSNQAQQSACFQPAPVRSNVEPGVSSINDGEEVMNTETVTAQGRDGPSIGVSGGSVGMGASHEAEIHGADVSVHRGDSVVGDMEPVAEVIENLGQCGEFAPDQGVTDDFVPEEMDREGSRLGDIQDRVSQSVARADSGSKIVDSLKAESVESGEKMSNVNALMNEDSVHPSLSCNAIVCSGFEASKEEVTQTWNESPLNAGFALPGSSYTANDQGPPNGDSNDEIVEFDPIKYHNCYCPWVNENVAAAGCSSNSSSSSSIAEALCGWQLTLDALDSFQSLENAQIQPMESESAASLCKDDHRTPSQKLLKRHSFISRHGKK; the protein is encoded by the exons ATGAAGGAAGACGATGTGAGCTCGCGAAACGTAAACCCTAGGAGTAATCGGAACAGTGTAGCCTCGGCTTCGGCTTCCGCGTCCGCTACTCCCGTTGACAGCCTCCGACGACGTGCTAGATCGCCTTCTCCTCCTCAGACTGCTGCCGCCAG TTCTGTGGGAGCATCTTCACCTGCTGTTCCGGTGAACGCTGGGAGTGTGGATTGGACAGGTCACGGGCTTGTTGGATCCTCGGGACGTTCGTGTAGGCCTTGGGATAGAGGGGATTTACTTAGACGCCTTGCCACTTTCAAGCCTTCTAATTGGCTTGGCAAACCCAAA ACAGCTAGTTCTTTGGCTTGTGCTCAGAAAGGCTGGGTAAGTGTTGACCTCGACAAAATTCAATGCGAGTACTGTGGATCCAGTCTACATTACTCTCCTCCACAGCATCAGTTGAATCAGCCTCAAG CTGATAGCATGAGAGAAGAATTCTCCAAGCAGCTTGATGACGCACATGAGAGCTCCTGTCCTTGGGTAGGAAATTGCTGTCCAGAAAGCTTAGTTCAGTTTCCTCCAACTCCTCCATCAGCCTTGATTGGAGGTTACAAGGATCGTTGTGATGGCCTCCTACAATTCTATTCTCTACCCATCGTTTCGGTGTCTGCAATTGACCAGATGCGTGCTTCAAGACGACCTCAAATTGACCGCCTTTTGGCCAATGATGATCCCAGTTTCAGAATGGGTAATATCTTAGCTGCAGAAACGTCCAAACAAGAGGCTCTCAGTAATTACTCTCGC GCTCAAAAGCTGATAAGCCTATGTGGATGGGAGCCTAGATGGCTCCCAAACATCCAAGATTGTGAAGAACACTCTGCCCAATCAGCTAGAAATGGGTGCCCTTCAGGCCCTTCTAGAAATCAAAGTCGTTTTCAAGATCCTGGTCCAAGCAGGAAACAGTTATCAGCTTCATCCCGAAAAGCCTCCGGAAACTATGAAGTTTTGGGTCCAGAATATAAATCAGAATCCAGATCACCTTTACTGGATTGTAGTTTATGCGGTGTAACCATCAGAATTTGGGATTTCCTGACCACTTCTCGGCCAGTTCTACTTGCGCCTATCAATTCTAATCTTCCTGAAACAAGCAAGAAAATGGCACTGACACGTGGAACTAGTGCAACAAGTGGAATCAATGGATGGTTTGGCATGGAACAACAGCAAAACGAAGATTTTGACGAGGCTGAAACATCAGTTAGGAAGAGATTAGGATCAAACGCAGGTATAAGCTTCTATCAAACCGCAGCTGGTGCATCATCTTCTGCGCAGCTGAACATGTCTGTGACACGAGATAATTACCAATTTAGTGATAGAGGAAAGGAAGTTCTGCTAAGGCAGCCATCAGGAAGTGAGGTTGGTGATCGTGCTGCATCGTATGAGTCACGAGGGCCAAGTACTCGTAAGCGGAACCTGGAGGATGGTGGAAGCACGGCTGATAGGCCTTATATACGGATACAACATGCAGACAGTGTTGAAGGGACTGTTGTTGACCGTGATGGCGATGAGGTCAATGACGATTCAGCAGGGCCGTCAAAGCGTAGCCGAGGCTCTGAAGTGAATGAAACTAATCTTCCCTCTTATGGGAGAGAGTTATCAGTGGGTGGCCCAAGTCACTCAGTAGATGCTGAAAACGAGAGGGAAGTAAATAGAAGGGAACTATTTAGTGAAGGAAACGAACAAGGTATGGCGTTCCCAGGTGCCAGAGACTCCGCACGTGCTTCCTCTGTCATTGCGATGGATACAATTGGCCACAGTGCCAATGATGATTCAATGGAAAGTGTGGAAAACCATCCAGCGGATTTTGATGACGTCAATTATCCCCCTGCCGCGACAGCTCAAAGTGCCGATCCTTCTGAACTGAATTTCAGCAATCAAGCTCAGCAGAGTGCATGCTTCCAGCCAGCGCCTGTTCGGTCTAACGTTGAACCAGGCGTTAGCAGCATAAATGACGGTGAGGAAGTAATGAACACAGAGACTGTCACAGCTCAGGGAAGAGACGGGCCGAGTATAGGCGTCAGTGGGGGTAGTGTCGGAATGGGTGCAAGTCACGAGGCAGAGATCCACGGAGCTGACGTTTCAGTCCATAGGGGAGATAGCGTTGTTGGGGACATGGAACCAGTTGCGGAAGTCATAGAAAATCTAGGACAATGCGGTGAATTTGCACCAGACCAAGGCGTTACTGATGATTTTGTTCCTGAGGAAATGGACAGGGAAGGTAGTAGGCTCGGGGATATTCAGGACAGGGTGTCTCAGTCCGTTGCAAGGGCGGACAGTGGCTCTAAAATCGTTGATTCGTTGAAGGCTGAATCTGTTGAAAGCGGCGAAAAGATGAGCAACGTAAATGCGTTGATGAACGAAGATAGTGTTCACCCATCATTGTCGTGCAATGCGATTGTGTGTTCTGGTTTTGAAGCATCTAAAGAAGAAGTGACCCAGACGTGGAACGAGTCTCCGCTCAACGCTGGCTTTGCACTCCCTGGATCAAGTTACACTGCTAATGACCAAG GACCTCCGAACGGAGATAGCAACGATGAAATTGTGGAATTTGATCCAATAAAGTATCACAACTGTTACTGCCCTTGGGTAAATGAAAATGTGGCTGCTGCTGGATGTAGCAGCAACAGCTCGAGCTCTTCAAGTATCGCTGAGGCGCTTTGTGGATGGCAATTAACTCTCGATGCCCTTGATTCGTTCCAGTCACTCGAGAATGCTCAAATCCAACCAATGGAATCAGAATCAGCTGCATCTCTTTGCAAG GATGATCACCGCACTCCTTCCCAGAAGCTCTTGAAACGCCACTCTTTTATCAGCCGCCATGggaaaaaataa
- the LOC108808375 gene encoding translation initiation factor IF-2, chloroplastic: MPSMLVLVGTVPSLVSLVSPPGGSVSGTSLSYGSYALVKRVSLSRKGNKRWLCRYSSVSSSATTSTSTDFIAEANNGNSVSIDSNSFKGGDDDSEIVLKQAPKPVLKPPVARVERGGVGLSSSAPWSKELSNGVKFDGEEERNKVIESLGEVLDKAESLEIPKPGKKEGGEGVKPSQPISDSRNGAFASGGGTRKTKTMKSVWRKGDAVAAVEKVVKQEPKIDSRGRQGDGTQLSPPQAPLRPQPPLRAQPQLQGKPMVAPPPVKKPILKDLGMSSKPSGPILKDVGMASKPPPVSEEVDSSNKSKERKPILVDKFASKKKSADPAASQTVLAPTKPGKGPPSSKFRVEHRNKKNASANPRRRMVAQDDADEDASELNVSIPGSGRKGRKWSKASRKAARLQAARDAAPVKAEILEVEEEGMSIEDLAYNLAIGEGDILGYLYSKGIRPDGVQTLDREMVRMICRDYDVEVLDADSVQVEEMAKKKEIFDEEDLDKLEDRPPVITIMGHVDHGKTTLLDYIRKSKVAASEAGGITQGIGAYKVSVPVDGNVQSCVFLDTPGHEAFGAMRARGARVTDIAIIVVAADDGIRPQTNEAIAHAKAAGVPIVIAINKIDKDGASPERVMQELSSIGLMPEDWGGDVPMVQISALKGENVDDLLETVMLVAELQELKANPDRNAKGIVIEAGLDKAKGPFATFIVQKGTLKRGDVVVCGEAFGKVRALFDHSGERVDEAGPSIPVQVIGLNNVPIAGDEFEIVSSLDVAREMAEARAVSLRDERISAKAGDGKVTLSSLASAVSAKKMSGLDLHQLNIILKVDVQGSIEAVRQALQVLPQENVTLKFLLQATGDVSNSDVDLASASEAIIFGFSVKASGSVKKAAENKGVEIRLYRVIYELIDDVRNAMEGLLESVEEQIPIGSAEVRATFSSGSGRVAGCMVNEGKFVKDCGIRVIRKGKTVHVGVLDSLKRVKENVKEVGAGLECGIGMDDYDDWIEGDTIEAFNAVQKRRTLEEASASMSAAIEEAGV; the protein is encoded by the exons ATGCCGTCGATGCTGGTCCTCGTCGGCACAGTGCCGTCGTTGGTTTCTCTGGTTAGTCCTCCAGGAGGTAGTGTTTCTGGAACTAGTCTGTCGTATGGATCGTATGCATTAGTAAAGAGGGTTTCTTTGTCAAGGAAGGGGAATAAGAGATGGCTGTGTAGATATTCTTCTGTTTCGTCTTCAGCTACTACTAGTACTAGTACTGACTTCATCGCTGAGGCGAACAACGGCAACTCAGTTTCTATAGATTCTAACTCTTTTAAAGGAGGGGATGATGACAGCGAGATTGTGCTCAAGCAGGCTCCTAAACCTGTGTTGAAACCCCCCGTGGCAAGAGTGGAGAGGGGTGGTGTCGGGTTGAGTTCTTCTGCTCCTTGGAGCAAGGAGTTATCGAACGGGGTTAAGTTTGatggagaggaagagaggaataAGGTTATTGAATCTCTTGGAGAAGTGTTGGATAAAGCTGAGAGTTTAGAGATTCCAAAACCGGGTAAGAAAGAAGGTGGTGAGGGTGTTAAACCGTCGCAGCCTATTAGTGACTCCAGAAACGGTGCCTTTGCGAGTGGTGGAGGGACAAGGAAGACGAAGACGATGAAGAGCGTGTGGCGTAAGGGAGATGCTGTTGCAGCTGTGGAGAAAGTTGTGAAGCAAGAACCCAAAATTGATAGTAGGGGAAGACAGGGTGATGGCACTCAATTGTCACCACCTCAGGCACCTTTAAGACCTCAACCACCTTTAAGAGCTCAGCCACAGCTGCAAGGGAAGCCTATGGTAGCTCCACCACCTGTGAAGAAACCCATTTTGAAAGATCTTGGTATGTCATCAAAACCTTCAGGTCCCATCTTGAAAGATGTTGGTATGGCATCAAAGCCGCCTCCAGTTTCCGAAGAGGTTGATTCCAGCAACAAAAGTAAAGAAAGGAAGCCTATATTGGTTGATAAGTTTGcttcaaagaaaaaaagtgCTGATCCTGCGGCCTCTCAGACTGTGTTAGCTCCTACTAAGCCTGGAAAAGGTCCTCCTTCTAGCAAGTTCAGAGTTGAGCACCGTAATAAAAAGAACGCATCAGCTAATCCAAGGCGAAGAATGGTTGCTCAAGACGACGCAGACGAAGATGCGTCGGAGTTGAATGTCTCCATTCCTGGATCAGGTAGAAAAGGGAGGAAGTGGAGTAAAGCTAGTAGGAAGGCTGCAAGACTCCAGGCTGCAAGAGATGCAGCGCCTGTTAAAGCTGAAATCTTAGAGGTTGAGGAAGAAGGCATGTCCATTGAGGATTTGGCTTACAACTTGGCCATAGGTGAAGGTGACATCCTTGGTTATCTATACTCGAAAGGGATCAGGCCTGATGGTGTGCAGACTTTGGACAGAGAGATGGTGAGGATGATTTGTAGAGATTATGATGTCGAGGTCCTTGATGCTGATTCAGTTCAAGTTGAAGAAATggcaaagaaaaaggaaatttttGATGAAGAAGATTTGGACAAGTTGGAAGACAGGCCTCCTGTCATCACCATAATGGGTCATGTCGACCACGGAAAG ACTACTCTTCTGGACTATATCAGAAAAAGCAAG GTTGCAGCTTCAGAAGCAGGGGGAATTACACAAGGGATCGGTGCATATAAGGTGTCAGTTCCTGTTGATGGGAATGTTCAGTCATGCGTTTTCCTTGATACTCCTGGACACGAG GCATTTGGTGCAATGAGAGCTCGCGGAGCACGGGTGACTGACATCGCAATCATTGTGGTTGCTGCTGATGATGGAATTCGTCCTCAGACAAATGAAGCAATAGCTCACGCAAAGGCTGCTGGTGTCCCTATAGTCATAGCTATCAATAAG ATAGATAAAGACGGAGCTAGTCCAGAGAGAGTGATGCAAGAGCTTTCTTCAATTGGTTTGATGCCTGAAGATTGGGGTGGTGATGTTCCAATGGTTCAG ATCAGTGCGTTGAAAGGGGAGAATGTCGATGATCTGTTGGAAACTGTCATGCTTGTTGCagag CTGCAAGAGTTGAAAGCAAATCCAGACAGAAATGCCAAGGGCATTGTCATTGAAGCTGGACTTGATAAAGCGAAAGGACCATTTGCGACATTCATTGTTCAGAAGGGCACTTTGAAAAGAGGGGATGTTGTTGTCTGTGGAGAAGCTTTCGGAAAG GTACGAGCTTTATTTGATCACAGCGGGGAACGAGTTGATGAAGCTGGACCCTCCATACCTGTACAG GTGATTGGTTTAAACAATGTACCCATTGCTGGTGACGAGTTTGAGATTGTCTCTTCCCTTGATGTGGCGCGTGAGATGGCAGAGGCACGTGCAGTATCACTACGAGATGAAAGAATATCTGCAAAGGCTGGAGATGGAAAAGTCACGCTTTCATCCTTAGCTTCCGCTGTATCAGCCAAAAAGATGTCAGGCTTAGATTTGCATCAGCTTAATATCATCTTGAAGGTTGATGTACAG GGATCCATTGAAGCTGTCAGACAAGCTCTGCAAGTGCTTCCTCAAGAGAATGTGACATTGAAATTTTTGCTACAAGCGACAGGGGATGTGAGCAACAGTGATGTTGATCTAGCTTCAGCGAGTGAAGCCATCATTTTCGGGTTTAGTGTCAAAGCATCTGGCTCCGTTAAAAAAGCTGCAGAAAACAAAGGTGTTGAAATCCGGCTATACAGAGTTATCTATGAGCTTATTGACGATGTACGAAACGCAATGGAAGGACTTCTTGAGTCTGTTGAG GAACAAATCCCAATAGGGTCAGCAGAAGTTCGAGCTACTTTCAGCAGTGGAAGCGGTCGTGTGGCTGGATGCATGGTGAATGAAGGCAAATTTGTCAAAGATTGTGGCATCAGGGTGATCCGGAAGGGTAAAACCGTCCATGTCGGTGTCCTTGATTCTCTTAAACGTGTCAAAGAAAATGTGAAAGAG GTGGGTGCTGGATTAGAATGTGGTATCGGTATGGATGACTATGATGATTGGATTGAAGGAGACACCATTGAGGCCTTTAACGCGGTTCAAAAGAGGAGAACGTTAGAAGAAGCATCTGCTTCAATGTCTGCTGCAATTGAAGAGGCTGGAGTTTGA